A window of Pseudomonas mucidolens contains these coding sequences:
- a CDS encoding NUDIX domain-containing protein, with protein sequence MTDIAKSTPSQIELVQRDNAYQGVYKLDRVQLRHEKFDGGLSRVISREVFVRHDAVCVLPYDPQRDEVVLIEQFRVGAMGRTDNPWLVEMVAGLIDKDEQPEEVAHREAEEEAGLTFSALWPITQYFPSPGGSTEFVHLFLGRCDSGGAGGIHGLEEEAEDIRVTVWAFEDALQAVRDGKICNAASIIALQWLALNRAEVRGLWQ encoded by the coding sequence ATGACCGACATTGCGAAATCGACGCCGAGCCAGATCGAGCTCGTGCAGCGCGACAATGCCTATCAGGGCGTCTACAAGCTTGATCGCGTGCAATTGCGCCACGAGAAATTCGACGGTGGCCTGAGCCGGGTGATCAGTCGTGAAGTCTTCGTGCGTCACGATGCCGTGTGTGTCTTGCCTTACGACCCGCAGCGCGATGAAGTGGTGCTGATCGAGCAATTTCGTGTCGGTGCCATGGGCCGTACCGATAACCCGTGGCTGGTGGAAATGGTCGCCGGGTTGATCGACAAGGACGAGCAGCCGGAGGAGGTTGCACACCGCGAAGCCGAGGAGGAAGCTGGACTGACCTTCTCTGCGCTGTGGCCGATCACTCAGTATTTTCCGTCCCCTGGGGGCAGTACCGAATTCGTCCACTTGTTCCTGGGGCGCTGTGACAGTGGCGGTGCGGGCGGCATTCATGGACTGGAAGAAGAGGCAGAAGATATTCGCGTCACCGTCTGGGCCTTTGAAGATGCCCTGCAAGCGGTGCGTGACGGAAAAATTTGCAATGCAGCCAGCATTATCGCCCTGCAGTGGCTTGCGCTTAATCGCGCGGAAGTGAGGGGGTTATGGCAGTAA
- a CDS encoding RsiV family protein, whose amino-acid sequence MSLLKIASVACIALTLGACQSLFQPSYRAPLDVTRDTSEQTQAGCATADCPLVNIDTVHFAQEPKLDALIEQRLLEMTRTTPGAPLPATLNAYRDKFLRESGPRNSMYLQAKVREQHDGLVIIELSSYLDQGGAHGEPGRGFINYSRQQQKALSLTDMLLPGKEEAFWKAGLVAHNSWLISTRLSLEPDYVKAWPFQKTPNVALTSSDVVLKYPTTTIAPYALGHVELQIPYSRLEGIIKPELVPVGH is encoded by the coding sequence ATGTCGCTTTTAAAAATTGCCTCCGTGGCCTGTATCGCCTTGACGCTCGGTGCGTGTCAGAGCCTGTTCCAACCCAGTTACCGCGCACCGCTGGACGTCACTCGCGATACATCGGAGCAAACCCAGGCGGGCTGCGCCACCGCCGATTGCCCGCTGGTGAACATCGACACCGTGCATTTTGCCCAAGAACCGAAACTCGACGCCTTGATCGAACAACGGCTGCTGGAAATGACCCGCACCACGCCGGGCGCCCCGCTGCCAGCGACGCTCAATGCCTATCGGGATAAATTCCTGCGTGAGTCCGGCCCGCGCAACAGCATGTATTTGCAGGCCAAGGTACGTGAGCAGCATGACGGCTTGGTGATCATCGAACTGTCCAGTTACCTGGACCAAGGCGGCGCCCACGGCGAACCCGGTCGCGGCTTCATCAACTACTCGCGCCAGCAACAAAAGGCCCTGAGCCTGACTGACATGCTGTTGCCCGGCAAGGAAGAGGCTTTCTGGAAAGCCGGCCTGGTCGCCCATAACAGCTGGCTGATCAGCACCCGCCTGAGCCTGGAGCCGGATTACGTGAAAGCCTGGCCGTTTCAGAAAACCCCGAACGTGGCGCTGACGTCCAGTGACGTGGTTCTCAAATACCCGACCACGACCATCGCCCCGTATGCCTTGGGCCATGTCGAGCTGCAGATTCCTTATTCGCGCCTTGAAGGCATCATCAAGCCGGAACTGGTGCCTGTGGGTCACTGA
- the thiC gene encoding phosphomethylpyrimidine synthase ThiC yields MTTKPKNTVHLSESAKVDQQSVQPFTRSQKIYVQGTRPDIRVPMREISLDVTPTDFGGEINAPVVVYDTSGPYTDPNVIIDVRQGLADVRSPWIESRGDTERLTGLSSHFGQQRLSDAELTALRFAHVKNPRRAKAGANVTQMHYARKGIITAEMEYVAIRENMKLEEARASGLLDQQHAGHSFGASVPKIITPEFVREEIARGRAIIPANINHTELEPMIIGRNFLVKINGNIGNSALGSSIEEEVAKLTWGIRWGSDTVMDLSTGKHIHETREWIIRNSPVPIGTVPIYQALEKVGGAAEDLTWELFRDTLIEQAEQGVDYFTIHAGVLLRYVPLTAKRVTGIVSRGGSIMAKWCLAHHKENFTYTHFDEICEIMKAYDVSFSLGDGLRPGSIADANDAAQFGELETLGELTKTAWKHDVQTMIEGPGHVPMQLIKENMDKQLECCDEAPFYTLGPLTTDIAPGYDHITSGIGAAMIGWFGCAMLCYVTPKEHLGLPNKDDVKTGIITYKIAAHAADLAKGHPGAQIRDNALSKARFEFRWEDQFNLGLDPDTARSYHDETLPKDSAKVAHFCSMCGPKFCSMKITQEVREYAANQRIEAVDVDVAKGLAEQAERFRQEGSQLYKKV; encoded by the coding sequence ATGACTACAAAACCAAAAAACACCGTGCATTTGAGTGAGTCGGCCAAGGTCGATCAGCAGTCAGTGCAGCCGTTTACCCGCTCGCAAAAAATCTATGTCCAAGGCACTCGCCCCGACATCCGCGTGCCGATGCGTGAAATCAGCCTCGACGTCACACCCACCGATTTCGGCGGCGAAATCAATGCTCCGGTTGTGGTGTATGACACCTCCGGTCCCTACACCGACCCGAACGTCATCATTGATGTGCGCCAAGGCCTGGCCGACGTGCGTTCGCCCTGGATCGAGTCGCGTGGCGACACCGAGCGCCTGACCGGCCTCAGCTCGCATTTTGGTCAGCAGCGCCTGAGTGATGCCGAGCTGACCGCCCTGCGTTTCGCCCATGTGAAGAACCCGCGCCGCGCCAAGGCCGGGGCCAACGTCACGCAAATGCACTACGCGCGTAAAGGCATCATCACCGCCGAGATGGAGTACGTCGCCATCCGCGAAAACATGAAGCTGGAAGAGGCCCGCGCCAGCGGCCTGCTGGATCAGCAGCACGCCGGTCACAGTTTTGGCGCCAGCGTGCCGAAAATCATCACCCCGGAGTTCGTGCGCGAGGAAATCGCCCGGGGCCGCGCCATCATCCCGGCCAACATCAACCACACCGAATTGGAACCGATGATCATCGGTCGTAACTTCCTGGTGAAGATCAACGGCAATATCGGTAATAGCGCCCTGGGTTCGTCCATCGAAGAAGAAGTGGCGAAACTGACCTGGGGCATTCGCTGGGGCTCGGACACGGTGATGGACTTGTCCACCGGCAAGCACATCCATGAAACCCGCGAATGGATCATCCGTAACTCGCCGGTGCCGATCGGTACCGTGCCGATCTACCAGGCCCTGGAAAAAGTCGGCGGCGCTGCCGAAGACCTGACCTGGGAGTTGTTCCGCGACACCCTGATCGAACAGGCCGAGCAGGGCGTTGATTACTTCACCATCCACGCCGGCGTCCTGCTGCGCTACGTGCCGCTGACGGCCAAGCGCGTCACGGGCATCGTGTCCCGTGGCGGCTCGATCATGGCCAAGTGGTGCCTGGCGCATCACAAGGAGAACTTCACCTACACGCATTTCGACGAAATCTGCGAAATCATGAAGGCCTATGACGTCAGCTTCTCCCTCGGGGATGGCTTGCGTCCAGGCTCGATTGCCGACGCCAATGACGCAGCGCAGTTCGGTGAGCTGGAAACCCTCGGCGAGTTGACCAAAACCGCCTGGAAACATGATGTGCAAACCATGATCGAAGGCCCGGGCCATGTGCCGATGCAGTTGATCAAGGAGAACATGGACAAGCAACTGGAGTGCTGCGACGAGGCGCCGTTCTACACCCTCGGCCCGTTGACTACCGACATCGCACCGGGCTACGACCACATCACTTCAGGGATCGGCGCGGCGATGATCGGCTGGTTCGGCTGCGCCATGCTCTGCTACGTCACGCCCAAGGAACACTTGGGTTTGCCGAACAAGGATGATGTGAAGACCGGAATCATCACTTACAAGATTGCGGCTCACGCGGCTGACTTGGCCAAGGGACATCCCGGCGCGCAGATCCGCGATAACGCCTTGAGCAAAGCGCGCTTCGAGTTCCGTTGGGAAGACCAGTTCAACCTTGGCCTGGACCCGGATACGGCGCGTTCCTATCACGATGAAACTTTGCCGAAGGATTCGGCCAAGGTCGCGCATTTCTGCTCGATGTGCGGGCCGAAGTTCTGCTCGATGAAGATTACCCAGGAAGTCCGTGAATATGCGGCCAACCAGCGGATCGAGGCGGTAGATGTGGATGTCGCCAAGGGGCTGGCGGAACAGGCGGAGCGGTTCAGGCAGGAAGGTAGTCAGCTTTACAAGAAGGTCTGA
- a CDS encoding TolC family outer membrane protein — protein MLRKLSLALAVSCATNGMVWAAEAPLSTKTDLVSVYQEAVDNNADLAAARAQYGAQKEVVPQARAGLLPNLSAGADINNVRTQIDQPAATANRDAHSWRATLSQPLFRADRWFQLQAAEAVNEQAALQLSATEQELILQSAERYFAVLRAQDNLASTKAEEAAFKRQLDQSNERFDVGLSDKTDVLQSQASYDTARANRILAQRQVDDAFEALITLTNRQYNSIQGIVHTLPVLPPVPNDAKAWVDTAGRQNLNLLASNYAVTAAEETLKQRKAGHAPTLDAVAQYERGDNDALGFSNPNAFGQPYRGDVEQRTIGLRLNIPLYSGGLTSSQVRESYSRLGQTEQQREGLRRQVVENTRNLHRAVNTDVEQVQARRQSIISNQSAVEATEIGYQVGTRNIVDVLDAQRQLYTSVRNYNNSRYDYILDNLRLKQAAGTLNPGDLQDLSRYLKADYNPDKDFLPPDLAKAAAEQLKARSSY, from the coding sequence ATGCTGCGCAAACTCTCACTGGCCCTTGCCGTGTCTTGTGCGACCAATGGAATGGTCTGGGCAGCTGAAGCGCCCTTGTCGACCAAAACCGACCTGGTCAGCGTTTATCAGGAAGCGGTGGACAATAATGCCGATCTGGCGGCCGCCCGCGCTCAATATGGCGCACAAAAAGAAGTGGTGCCCCAGGCCCGCGCCGGTTTGCTGCCCAACCTCTCGGCAGGTGCCGACATCAACAATGTGCGCACTCAGATCGATCAGCCAGCGGCCACCGCCAATCGTGACGCGCATTCCTGGCGAGCAACCCTGAGCCAGCCGCTGTTTCGCGCCGACCGCTGGTTCCAGTTGCAGGCCGCCGAAGCCGTCAACGAGCAAGCCGCGCTGCAACTCTCGGCCACCGAGCAAGAGCTGATTCTGCAGAGCGCCGAACGTTATTTCGCGGTGCTGCGCGCCCAGGACAATCTCGCCTCGACCAAGGCCGAAGAAGCCGCCTTCAAGCGCCAATTGGACCAGTCCAACGAACGTTTCGATGTGGGCCTGTCGGACAAGACCGACGTACTGCAATCCCAGGCCAGTTACGACACCGCTCGCGCCAATCGGATTCTAGCCCAGCGCCAGGTCGACGACGCTTTTGAAGCGCTGATCACCCTGACCAACCGCCAGTACAACTCGATCCAGGGCATCGTCCACACGCTGCCGGTGCTGCCTCCGGTCCCGAATGACGCCAAGGCCTGGGTCGATACGGCCGGTCGCCAGAATCTGAATCTGCTGGCTAGCAACTACGCGGTCACCGCAGCCGAAGAAACCCTCAAGCAACGCAAGGCCGGTCACGCCCCGACGCTGGATGCCGTGGCGCAGTACGAAAGAGGCGACAACGATGCCCTGGGTTTCAGCAATCCGAATGCCTTCGGCCAGCCCTATCGCGGTGATGTCGAGCAGCGCACTATCGGCCTGCGCCTGAATATCCCGCTGTACAGCGGCGGCCTCACCAGCTCGCAAGTGCGCGAATCCTATTCGCGCCTGGGCCAGACCGAACAACAGCGCGAAGGCCTGCGCCGCCAGGTGGTGGAAAACACGCGCAACCTGCACCGTGCGGTGAATACCGATGTGGAACAGGTGCAGGCACGCCGTCAGTCGATCATCTCCAACCAGAGTGCGGTGGAAGCCACGGAAATCGGCTATCAGGTCGGCACGCGCAATATCGTCGATGTGCTCGATGCCCAGCGCCAGTTGTATACGTCGGTGCGCAATTACAACAACAGCCGCTATGACTACATCCTCGACAACCTGCGTTTGAAACAGGCGGCGGGAACCTTGAATCCAGGGGATCTGCAGGATCTCTCACGGTACCTGAAGGCCGACTACAACCCGGACAAAGACTTCTTGCCACCGGATTTGGCGAAAGCCGCGGCCGAGCAACTGAAGGCTCGCTCGAGCTATTAA
- the waaA gene encoding lipid IV(A) 3-deoxy-D-manno-octulosonic acid transferase, which produces MNRTLYSCLFYLALPLVAFRLWLRARKAPAYAERVGERFSYGLPVMQPGGIWVHAVSVGESIAAAPMIRGLLERYPQLPITVTCMTPTGSERIQALFANQPRIQHCYLPYDLPCAAKRFLDRVQPKLAVIMETELWPNHIHHCAKRGIPVALANARLSARSAKGYARFARLTAPMLAQMSLLAVQTETEAERFRNLGARPETVEVTGSIKFDLSVDPQLLERAGALRQQWQAGERPVWIAASTHEGEDEVVLAAHRQLLGSYPNALLILVPRHSERFNSVFELCRQQGFATVRRSRGEPVTADTSVLLGDTMGELLFLYALADSAFVGGSLVPTGGHNLLEPAALGKPVISGAHLFNFLDIAAMMRDAGALREVDDADGLAEAVRQLFELPQDAQRMAQAALKVMQANQGALKRLLDGLDKLLNH; this is translated from the coding sequence ATGAATAGAACTCTTTATAGCTGTCTGTTTTACCTCGCGCTGCCATTGGTGGCCTTCCGTCTGTGGCTGCGTGCGCGCAAGGCGCCGGCCTATGCCGAACGCGTGGGTGAACGCTTTTCCTATGGCTTGCCGGTCATGCAGCCGGGCGGGATTTGGGTGCACGCGGTGTCGGTGGGCGAAAGCATCGCCGCCGCGCCGATGATTCGTGGGTTGCTCGAACGTTATCCACAGCTGCCGATCACCGTGACGTGTATGACGCCCACCGGTTCCGAGCGAATCCAGGCGTTGTTTGCCAACCAGCCGCGCATCCAGCACTGCTATCTGCCCTACGATTTGCCCTGTGCCGCCAAGCGTTTTCTGGATCGGGTCCAGCCGAAGCTGGCGGTGATCATGGAAACCGAACTGTGGCCCAATCATATCCACCACTGTGCCAAGCGCGGGATTCCGGTGGCATTGGCTAACGCACGGCTGTCGGCCCGATCCGCCAAGGGCTACGCACGTTTCGCCAGACTCACCGCGCCGATGCTCGCGCAAATGAGCCTGTTGGCGGTGCAGACCGAAACCGAAGCCGAGCGTTTTCGTAACCTTGGCGCTCGTCCGGAAACGGTCGAGGTCACGGGTTCGATCAAGTTTGACCTGAGCGTCGATCCGCAACTGCTGGAGCGCGCCGGCGCTCTGCGGCAACAGTGGCAGGCCGGCGAACGCCCGGTGTGGATCGCCGCAAGCACTCACGAAGGCGAAGATGAAGTAGTGCTCGCCGCTCATCGTCAGTTGCTGGGCAGCTATCCCAATGCGCTGCTGATTCTGGTGCCGCGACATTCGGAACGTTTCAACAGTGTGTTCGAGCTGTGCCGACAACAAGGCTTTGCCACGGTGCGCCGCTCCCGTGGTGAGCCGGTCACGGCCGACACCTCGGTATTGTTGGGCGACACCATGGGCGAATTACTGTTTCTGTATGCCCTGGCGGATAGCGCCTTTGTCGGTGGCAGCCTGGTGCCCACTGGCGGGCATAACCTGCTGGAGCCGGCGGCGTTGGGCAAACCGGTGATCAGCGGCGCGCATTTGTTCAACTTCCTCGACATCGCCGCGATGATGCGTGACGCAGGGGCATTGCGCGAAGTGGATGATGCCGACGGGCTGGCCGAAGCCGTGCGGCAGTTGTTCGAGTTGCCGCAGGATGCCCAGAGAATGGCGCAGGCGGCGCTCAAGGTGATGCAGGCCAACCAGGGCGCATTGAAGCGCTTGCTGGATGGACTGGATAAACTGCTTAACCACTGA
- a CDS encoding LysR family transcriptional regulator, with protein sequence MSVQWNLDQMRLFVSVAEQRSFSAVARHQRKAQSAVSNGIALLEADLGVSLFERSSGRQPRLTEAGAVLLEEAREVLRQCERLNGRALSLLRGEEASLRLAQDEAMLYQPVLDSLEALAGKFPSLEVQLSSTAQGDVARKLVERKADLGLLFYHDQIPEALERRVVGSVEMVTVCGVGHPMASDKFVDCQRLAQFRQLLMSTQTSVYPGSEAASPQVWRADSFYVLAEWLVRGLGWAWLPRHVVQYPTYVGQIVELDSEWTPPALVVELVWRRDEPLGPAASFLAERFTECLQAID encoded by the coding sequence ATGAGCGTGCAGTGGAACCTGGATCAGATGCGCCTGTTTGTCAGCGTCGCCGAGCAGCGGTCGTTTTCGGCGGTGGCCCGGCACCAGCGCAAGGCGCAGTCGGCGGTCAGCAATGGCATTGCGTTGCTGGAGGCGGATTTGGGGGTCAGTCTTTTCGAGCGCAGCAGCGGGCGTCAGCCTCGTCTGACCGAAGCCGGCGCGGTGCTGCTGGAGGAGGCCCGGGAAGTATTGCGCCAGTGCGAGCGCCTGAATGGCCGCGCCCTGTCGTTGCTGCGCGGCGAAGAAGCGAGTCTGCGCCTGGCCCAGGACGAAGCGATGTTGTATCAGCCGGTGCTCGACAGCCTTGAAGCGTTGGCGGGGAAATTTCCGAGTCTCGAAGTGCAGTTGTCCAGTACGGCTCAGGGCGATGTCGCACGCAAACTGGTGGAGCGCAAGGCCGACCTGGGGTTGTTGTTCTACCATGACCAGATCCCCGAGGCGCTTGAGCGGCGGGTGGTCGGCAGCGTGGAAATGGTCACGGTCTGCGGTGTCGGGCACCCGATGGCCAGCGACAAGTTCGTCGATTGCCAGCGCTTGGCGCAGTTTCGTCAGTTATTGATGTCGACCCAGACCAGCGTCTATCCCGGCAGCGAAGCGGCCAGCCCGCAGGTGTGGCGCGCCGACAGCTTCTACGTGCTGGCCGAGTGGCTGGTTCGTGGCCTCGGTTGGGCGTGGTTGCCACGGCATGTGGTGCAATACCCTACCTATGTAGGGCAGATCGTCGAACTGGACAGTGAATGGACCCCGCCGGCCTTGGTGGTGGAGCTGGTTTGGCGCCGTGACGAACCGCTGGGCCCGGCTGCGAGCTTTCTTGCTGAGCGTTTTACCGAGTGCTTGCAGGCGATCGATTGA
- a CDS encoding DMT family transporter, with protein MNAAYYYLAIAICSEVIATVSMKAIKGWSTPIPLLLVIVGYGVAFWMLTLVVRTVPVGVAYAVWAGMGIVMVSIAALFIYGQKLDVPAMLGMGLIVLGVVVIQLFSKTAGH; from the coding sequence ATGAACGCCGCCTACTACTACTTGGCCATTGCCATCTGCTCGGAAGTGATCGCTACCGTTTCCATGAAGGCGATCAAGGGCTGGAGCACCCCGATTCCTCTGCTGCTGGTCATTGTCGGCTATGGCGTGGCCTTCTGGATGCTCACCCTGGTAGTGCGCACCGTACCGGTGGGCGTGGCTTATGCGGTATGGGCCGGGATGGGAATCGTCATGGTCAGCATCGCCGCGCTGTTTATCTACGGGCAGAAACTCGACGTGCCGGCGATGCTGGGGATGGGCTTGATTGTGCTCGGGGTGGTGGTGATTCAGCTGTTTTCGAAAACAGCAGGCCATTAA
- a CDS encoding NAD(P)/FAD-dependent oxidoreductase — protein MPSVISTDVLIVGAGVAGLWLNARLRSQGFSTIVVESATLGGGQSVKSQGIIHGGAKYALHGALTGASEAIADMPRRWREALAGDGELDLSGVRLLSQAHYLWSPGTLAGNLTSFFASKAVRGRVDQVKGDDLPIALQDRRFKGKVYRLAELVVDVPSLIARLAHLAGDGLLAGQQIAPLLEGGELVGLKVDDREIRAQRIVLSAGGGTADVLTALGLSQPTMQKRPLHMIIAKGPGLKPLYAHCLGGSTKPRLTVTTHPAADGNWVWYIGGDIAEAEGVARTPDEQIATAQKELAQLLPWIDMNQTRWATLRVDRAEPLQSGMTRPDNAFLAEQGRLLAGWPTKLALAPDFADRVINALERDGIKPLNNDPLPELPRPTIAQPAWEQLLP, from the coding sequence ATGCCATCCGTTATTTCCACCGACGTGCTGATCGTCGGCGCCGGGGTTGCCGGCCTCTGGCTCAATGCGCGCCTGCGCAGCCAGGGGTTTTCCACGATTGTGGTGGAAAGCGCCACCCTCGGTGGCGGACAAAGCGTGAAATCCCAGGGGATCATTCACGGCGGTGCGAAATACGCGTTGCACGGCGCCCTGACCGGCGCGTCCGAAGCCATTGCCGACATGCCCCGCCGCTGGCGTGAAGCCTTGGCCGGCGACGGCGAACTTGATCTGTCGGGCGTACGCCTGCTGTCCCAGGCCCACTATCTATGGTCGCCAGGCACCCTGGCCGGCAACCTCACCAGTTTTTTCGCCAGCAAGGCGGTGCGTGGCCGGGTCGATCAGGTCAAGGGCGACGATTTACCCATTGCCTTGCAAGATCGCCGCTTCAAGGGCAAGGTTTATCGCCTGGCTGAACTGGTGGTCGACGTGCCGAGCCTGATAGCGCGCCTGGCACACCTGGCCGGCGACGGGTTGCTGGCCGGGCAACAGATTGCACCCTTGCTGGAAGGCGGCGAGCTGGTCGGCTTGAAGGTCGACGACCGCGAGATCCGCGCCCAACGCATCGTGTTGAGTGCCGGCGGCGGTACGGCTGATGTACTGACAGCGCTGGGCCTGAGCCAGCCGACCATGCAAAAGCGTCCTCTGCACATGATCATTGCCAAGGGCCCCGGCCTCAAGCCGTTGTACGCCCATTGCCTGGGTGGCAGCACCAAGCCACGGCTCACCGTCACCACGCATCCGGCGGCCGATGGTAATTGGGTCTGGTATATCGGTGGAGATATCGCCGAAGCCGAAGGCGTGGCCCGCACCCCGGACGAACAGATTGCCACCGCGCAAAAAGAGCTTGCCCAGTTGTTGCCCTGGATCGACATGAACCAGACCCGTTGGGCCACTTTGCGCGTGGACCGCGCCGAGCCCCTGCAATCGGGCATGACACGCCCGGACAACGCCTTTCTCGCCGAACAGGGCCGCCTGCTGGCGGGCTGGCCGACCAAGCTGGCGCTGGCACCGGACTTCGCTGATCGGGTGATCAACGCCCTGGAACGCGACGGCATCAAGCCGCTGAACAACGATCCCCTTCCGGAACTGCCACGCCCGACCATCGCACAACCTGCGTGGGAGCAATTGTTGCCATGA
- a CDS encoding aldo/keto reductase, which yields MSLPTLHELHRPLGSTGLLVSPLGLGTVKLGRDQGVKYPNGFQIPGDEEARMLLRQARELGINLIDTAPAYGRSEERLGPLLRGQRKDWVIVSKVGEEFADGVSLHDFSAAHTRLSVERSLQRLETDFIDLMLVHSDGNDLHILNDCEVYQTLADLKREGKIRGFGFSGKTVEGGVKALEQGDCAMVTYNLNEQAEKAVIDYAATHGKGILVKKALASGHVCLEPGVDPIHASFMMLFAQTGVASAIVGTINPLHLAHNVATAAKVIRQR from the coding sequence ATGAGCCTGCCGACCCTGCACGAACTTCACCGTCCGCTGGGCAGCACCGGCCTGCTGGTATCGCCACTCGGCCTGGGAACCGTCAAGCTGGGACGCGACCAGGGCGTGAAATACCCCAACGGATTCCAGATCCCAGGTGATGAAGAGGCACGCATGCTGCTGCGCCAGGCCCGTGAGCTGGGGATCAACTTGATCGACACCGCACCCGCCTACGGCCGCAGCGAAGAGCGCCTCGGGCCGCTGCTGCGCGGCCAACGCAAGGATTGGGTGATCGTGAGCAAAGTCGGCGAAGAGTTCGCCGACGGCGTGTCCCTGCATGATTTCAGCGCCGCTCATACGCGGCTTTCGGTCGAGCGTAGCCTGCAGCGACTGGAAACGGACTTCATTGATCTGATGCTGGTGCATTCCGACGGCAACGACTTGCATATCCTGAACGATTGCGAGGTCTACCAGACCCTCGCGGACCTCAAGCGCGAGGGCAAGATTCGCGGCTTCGGCTTTTCCGGCAAGACCGTCGAGGGCGGTGTGAAGGCTCTGGAACAGGGCGATTGCGCGATGGTCACCTACAATCTGAACGAACAGGCCGAAAAAGCCGTGATTGATTATGCGGCGACCCATGGCAAAGGCATTCTGGTAAAAAAGGCCCTGGCCAGCGGTCATGTTTGCCTGGAGCCTGGAGTGGATCCAATTCACGCCAGTTTCATGATGTTGTTTGCGCAAACCGGCGTAGCCAGTGCTATTGTCGGGACCATCAATCCGCTGCACCTGGCCCATAACGTGGCGACCGCTGCCAAGGTCATTCGTCAACGCTGA
- a CDS encoding metal ABC transporter ATPase, which translates to MPRTLIRKNPSNFKTLPLYVEATPEGLSYQSVGMPLNFAQTLQRRKPVEVADAERFSMELANLGVSVRLTLHWQNRDYWVLVRQRRQDRGDVVLKLISGYVPAHELNLPLHTAIQEIAEECLLETPEGWLGGRFNDTWLPAPYSSALHYREALPFRLSPLSGAARPVRCANMQLIERPQAYVHLPTASLQLIYDLRLEVPKEAKSLSLFHVDERLEGDQLVARLDRQRPDLYLMPLKDGQPCAELYTLKKDQLIPASTRGLFLAESFALQEGWLVRDERIRWKDWLRQQGLSAPEKESKLKRLTGKAQQILRKIVPKKKASR; encoded by the coding sequence ATGCCGCGAACGCTCATAAGAAAAAATCCCAGCAACTTCAAGACTCTGCCGCTGTACGTCGAGGCCACCCCCGAAGGCCTGAGCTACCAGAGTGTGGGCATGCCGCTCAACTTCGCCCAGACCTTGCAACGCCGCAAACCGGTGGAAGTGGCAGATGCCGAACGCTTTTCGATGGAGCTGGCCAACCTCGGGGTCTCGGTGCGACTGACCCTGCATTGGCAGAATCGTGATTACTGGGTGCTGGTACGCCAGCGCCGACAGGACCGCGGCGACGTGGTGCTCAAGCTGATTTCCGGGTACGTGCCCGCCCATGAATTGAACCTGCCACTGCACACCGCGATCCAGGAAATTGCCGAAGAGTGCCTGCTGGAAACCCCGGAAGGCTGGCTTGGCGGCCGCTTCAACGACACCTGGCTACCGGCGCCCTATTCTAGCGCCCTGCATTACCGCGAGGCCCTGCCGTTTCGCCTGTCGCCCTTGTCCGGCGCGGCCCGCCCGGTGCGCTGCGCCAACATGCAGTTGATCGAACGCCCACAGGCCTATGTGCATCTGCCGACAGCATCGTTGCAGTTGATTTACGACTTGCGCCTGGAAGTGCCGAAAGAAGCCAAGTCGTTGAGCCTGTTTCATGTGGATGAACGCCTGGAAGGCGACCAACTGGTGGCACGCCTGGACCGCCAACGCCCGGACCTGTACCTGATGCCCCTCAAAGACGGCCAGCCTTGCGCCGAGCTGTATACGCTGAAGAAGGATCAACTGATACCGGCCAGCACCCGAGGATTGTTCCTGGCGGAGAGCTTCGCCCTGCAGGAAGGCTGGCTGGTGCGCGATGAACGGATCAGATGGAAGGACTGGCTGAGACAGCAGGGCTTGAGCGCGCCGGAGAAGGAATCGAAATTGAAACGACTGACCGGCAAGGCGCAACAGATTTTGCGCAAGATAGTGCCGAAGAAAAAAGCGAGTCGCTAA